A region from the uncultured Macellibacteroides sp. genome encodes:
- a CDS encoding GNAT family N-acetyltransferase, with amino-acid sequence MLTFRLATISDCLLIQTLASQTWENTYKNILSKDQLNYMFQMMYSIENIQKQMTELRHTFFIVENDSKPCAYCSIEKKDEHLFNFQKIYAIPDVQGKGIGRFMIEQGIAYIKKTFPEASKIELYVNRFNPAVEFYKHIGFVIESTRDHSIGNNYFMNDFIMVRNI; translated from the coding sequence ATGTTAACTTTTAGATTAGCTACTATTTCAGACTGTTTGCTAATACAAACTTTGGCTTCGCAAACATGGGAAAACACCTATAAAAATATTCTGTCTAAAGATCAGTTAAACTATATGTTTCAAATGATGTATTCGATTGAAAACATCCAAAAACAGATGACAGAACTTCGTCACACTTTCTTTATCGTAGAAAACGACAGCAAGCCTTGTGCTTATTGCTCGATAGAAAAAAAGGATGAGCATTTATTTAATTTTCAAAAGATATATGCCATTCCTGATGTTCAGGGAAAAGGAATTGGCCGATTTATGATAGAACAAGGTATTGCTTATATAAAAAAAACATTTCCGGAGGCATCCAAAATTGAACTTTATGTAAATAGGTTTAATCCGGCTGTTGAATTCTATAAACATATAGGATTTGTAATTGAAAGTACCAGAGACCATAGTATCGGAAATAATTATTTTATGAATGATTTTATAATGGTGAGAAATATTTAA
- a CDS encoding DUF2764 domain-containing protein codes for MSKYYALIAGLPNISLDDSKITYSILSFREELDSILTSSDKKLVDLFFNKFDNRNLKSYFAFHDLDPDPRGRISYEAFHDLIQTIQEGEIPKKNKQIPPYFAEFLSLYLCKQESKEIISWEDRLASLYYAYAMKSSNKIVSQWFELNLNINNILAAITCRKFGWDKDSYIVGNNIVAESIRKSNARDFGLSDEVDYLPDLIRIAEETDLMMREKKIDVLKWNWLEEKVFLIPFDIESVFAYLLKLEMIERWVTLDKNAGENTFRSLVKGMKKGSVSALEEFKRNNNK; via the coding sequence ATGAGTAAATATTATGCATTAATCGCGGGGCTACCTAATATCTCTTTGGATGATAGTAAAATTACCTATTCTATTTTATCATTCAGAGAAGAATTGGATTCCATACTTACAAGCAGCGATAAAAAGCTAGTTGACCTCTTTTTCAATAAGTTTGATAATAGAAACCTGAAAAGTTACTTTGCATTTCATGATCTTGATCCCGACCCCCGCGGACGGATTTCTTATGAGGCATTTCATGATCTGATTCAAACTATTCAAGAGGGTGAGATCCCTAAAAAAAACAAGCAGATTCCCCCTTATTTTGCAGAATTCCTTTCTTTATATCTTTGCAAACAAGAAAGTAAGGAAATAATTTCGTGGGAAGACCGGTTGGCTTCATTGTATTATGCTTATGCAATGAAGAGCAGCAATAAAATTGTATCTCAATGGTTCGAACTGAATCTCAATATTAATAATATTCTTGCGGCAATTACTTGTCGCAAGTTTGGTTGGGACAAAGATTCCTATATCGTAGGAAACAATATCGTGGCCGAGAGTATACGAAAATCCAATGCCCGGGACTTTGGTTTAAGTGATGAGGTGGATTATTTGCCAGATTTGATTCGCATAGCCGAAGAAACCGATTTGATGATGAGGGAAAAGAAGATAGATGTGTTGAAATGGAACTGGCTTGAGGAAAAAGTTTTTTTAATCCCATTTGATATCGAGAGTGTGTTCGCCTACCTTCTTAAACTCGAAATGATAGAGCGGTGGGTTACGCTTGATAAGAACGCAGGAGAAAACACATTCCGTTCGCTTGTTAAAGGTATGAAAAAAGGAAGTGTGAGTGCATTGGAAGAATTTAAAAGAAATAATAATAAATAG
- a CDS encoding V-type ATP synthase subunit A has protein sequence MATKGIVKGIVSNLVTLEVDGPVSQNEICYISVGGVKLMSEVIKVIGKNAFVQVFESTRGMRVGDEAVFEHHMLEVTLGPGMLSRNYDGLQNDLDKMEGVFLKRGDYTYALNSDKLWDFKPLATVGDKVEAGSWLGEVDENLQPHKIMVPFVLEGTYTVKSIVGAGKYKIDNQIAVITDADGKDTVVTMIQKWPVKKALTCYKLKPRPYKLLETGVRIIDSVNPIVEGGTGFIPGPFGTGKTVLQHAISKQAEADIVIIAACGERANEVVEIFAEFPHLIDPHTGRKLMERTIIIANTSNMPVAAREASVYTAMTIAEYYRSMGLKVLLMADSTSRWAQALREMSNRLEELPGPDAFPMDLSAIVANFYARAGYVELNNGATGSVTFIGTVSPAGGNLKEPVTENTKKVARCFYALEQERADRKRYPAVNPIDSYSKYLEYPEFQEYIAKHISPNWIEKVDEIKTRMLRGKEIAEQINILGDDGVPVEYHITFWKSELIDFVILQQDAFDAVDAVTPLNRQEFMMDRVIKICRSDFRFDGFSEVMDYFKKLINVFKQMNYAEYESENFKKFNDQLDETLLERIVNK, from the coding sequence ATGGCTACGAAAGGAATTGTAAAGGGAATCGTATCCAACCTCGTAACGCTCGAAGTGGATGGGCCGGTTTCTCAGAATGAAATCTGTTACATTTCCGTTGGAGGCGTAAAGCTGATGTCGGAAGTAATTAAGGTTATAGGTAAAAATGCATTTGTTCAGGTATTTGAAAGTACACGAGGTATGCGTGTAGGTGATGAAGCTGTTTTCGAGCACCATATGCTGGAAGTTACGCTTGGTCCGGGAATGCTTTCACGTAACTACGACGGATTGCAGAACGACCTGGATAAGATGGAGGGTGTATTCCTTAAACGTGGAGATTATACCTATGCATTGAATAGTGATAAACTGTGGGACTTTAAGCCATTGGCTACTGTGGGCGACAAAGTTGAAGCCGGAAGCTGGTTAGGCGAAGTCGACGAAAATTTACAACCTCATAAAATAATGGTGCCTTTTGTTCTGGAAGGTACTTATACCGTTAAATCCATTGTTGGCGCCGGCAAATACAAAATAGATAACCAGATTGCTGTTATCACAGATGCCGATGGTAAGGATACAGTGGTTACAATGATCCAGAAGTGGCCTGTTAAAAAGGCGCTTACCTGTTACAAGTTAAAGCCGCGTCCGTATAAGTTGCTCGAAACTGGAGTACGTATCATCGACTCTGTCAATCCAATTGTAGAAGGAGGTACAGGCTTTATCCCTGGTCCGTTCGGTACGGGAAAAACAGTGCTTCAGCATGCTATTTCGAAACAAGCAGAAGCAGATATTGTAATTATTGCCGCCTGTGGCGAACGCGCCAATGAAGTTGTTGAGATATTTGCCGAGTTCCCTCATTTGATCGACCCTCATACAGGACGTAAACTGATGGAACGTACCATAATTATAGCCAACACGTCCAATATGCCGGTGGCAGCCCGCGAGGCGTCTGTTTATACTGCCATGACTATTGCCGAATATTACCGTAGCATGGGATTGAAGGTTTTACTGATGGCAGACTCAACTTCCCGTTGGGCTCAGGCATTGCGTGAAATGTCTAACCGTCTGGAAGAACTTCCCGGACCGGATGCTTTCCCTATGGACTTGTCCGCCATTGTGGCCAACTTCTATGCACGTGCAGGCTATGTTGAGCTGAATAACGGAGCAACAGGTTCGGTTACGTTTATTGGGACAGTGTCTCCGGCAGGTGGTAACCTAAAGGAACCGGTAACAGAAAATACCAAAAAAGTTGCCCGTTGTTTTTATGCGCTCGAACAAGAACGTGCCGACCGCAAACGTTATCCGGCGGTAAACCCAATAGATAGCTATTCAAAGTATCTGGAGTATCCCGAATTTCAGGAATATATTGCCAAACATATTTCACCTAACTGGATAGAAAAAGTTGATGAAATCAAGACGCGTATGTTACGTGGCAAAGAGATTGCCGAACAGATTAATATCCTTGGCGACGACGGTGTGCCTGTAGAATATCACATTACGTTCTGGAAATCGGAGTTAATTGACTTTGTAATTTTACAACAAGACGCTTTTGATGCTGTGGATGCGGTAACTCCGCTTAATCGTCAGGAGTTTATGATGGACAGAGTGATAAAGATTTGTCGTTCCGATTTTAGATTTGACGGATTCTCTGAAGTTATGGACTATTTCAAGAAACTGATCAATGTGTTCAAGCAAATGAACTATGCTGAATACGAGAGCGAAAACTTCAAGAAATTCAACGATCAATTGGATGAGACTCTTTTAGAGCGAATTGTAAATAAATAA
- a CDS encoding V-type ATP synthase subunit B, whose amino-acid sequence MATKAFQKIYTKITQITKATCSLKAAGIGYDELASVDGKLAQVVKIIGDEVTLQVFSGTEGIRTNAEVVFMGKAPSLKVGDQLAGRFFNAYGDPIDGGPVPEGKDVEIGGPSVNPVRRKQPSELIATGIAGIDLNNTLVTGQKIPFFADPDQPFNQVMAMVALRAQSDKIILGGMGMTNDDYLFFKNTFSNAGALDRIVSFINTTEDPSVERILIPDMALCAAEYFAVEKNEKVLVLLTDMTNYADALAIVSNRMDQIPSKDSMPGSLYSDLAKIYEKAVQFPAGGSITIIAVTTLSGGDITHAVPDNTGYITEGQLYLRRDSDVGKVIVDPFRSLSRLKQLVIGTKTREDHPQVMNAAVRLYADAANAKTKLENGFDLTDYDIRTLNYAKDYSKKLLAIDVNLDTTEMLDVTWGLFSKHFKPAEVNIKQVLVDQYWKIKE is encoded by the coding sequence ATGGCAACAAAAGCATTTCAGAAAATATATACGAAAATCACCCAAATTACAAAGGCCACATGTTCGCTTAAGGCTGCTGGAATTGGGTATGATGAGCTGGCTTCTGTAGATGGAAAGCTCGCTCAGGTAGTGAAAATTATTGGCGACGAAGTAACGCTTCAGGTTTTTTCGGGAACAGAAGGTATCCGAACAAATGCCGAGGTTGTTTTTATGGGCAAAGCGCCTTCGCTGAAGGTGGGAGACCAGCTTGCCGGTCGTTTCTTTAACGCTTACGGAGACCCAATTGACGGAGGTCCTGTTCCGGAAGGAAAAGATGTTGAGATTGGCGGACCTTCCGTAAATCCGGTGCGTCGTAAACAACCATCCGAACTTATTGCTACAGGTATTGCCGGTATCGACCTGAACAATACACTGGTAACCGGACAGAAAATTCCTTTCTTCGCCGATCCTGACCAACCTTTCAATCAGGTTATGGCTATGGTGGCCTTACGGGCGCAATCAGACAAGATTATTCTTGGAGGTATGGGTATGACCAACGACGACTACCTGTTCTTTAAAAATACATTTAGCAATGCAGGTGCGTTGGACCGTATCGTGAGTTTTATTAATACCACCGAAGATCCTTCGGTGGAACGTATTCTTATTCCGGATATGGCCCTGTGTGCCGCAGAGTATTTTGCGGTAGAAAAGAATGAAAAGGTGTTGGTACTGCTTACCGACATGACCAACTATGCGGATGCTTTGGCCATTGTGTCGAACCGTATGGATCAGATTCCATCCAAAGACTCTATGCCGGGATCTTTGTATTCGGACCTTGCCAAGATTTACGAAAAGGCCGTGCAGTTCCCTGCCGGAGGCTCCATTACCATTATCGCGGTAACTACCTTATCTGGTGGAGATATCACTCATGCCGTACCTGATAATACCGGATATATCACAGAAGGGCAGCTATATCTTCGTCGCGACAGCGATGTTGGTAAAGTAATTGTTGACCCGTTCCGTAGTTTGTCTCGTCTTAAGCAGTTGGTTATAGGGACTAAAACCCGCGAAGATCATCCGCAGGTAATGAACGCCGCTGTTCGTTTGTATGCGGATGCTGCCAATGCAAAGACAAAACTTGAAAATGGATTCGACCTTACCGATTATGATATCAGGACGCTTAATTATGCGAAAGATTATTCGAAAAAGCTGTTGGCAATCGACGTAAATCTGGATACTACAGAAATGCTTGATGTTACCTGGGGATTGTTTTCCAAACATTTCAAGCCTGCTGAAGTAAATATTAAGCAAGTGCTTGTTGATCAATACTGGAAAATTAAAGAATAA
- a CDS encoding V-type ATP synthase subunit D gives MAIKFQYNKTSQQLLEKQLKVRERSLPTIKSKESALRLEVKRTKDEVRSLELQLEEEIRSYENMVALWNEFKPSLIKIKDVTLSTRKIAGVLVPVLNEIEFEIEQYSLFNSPAWFTDGIELLKILARTGIEAEFSGMKLELLEHARKKTTQKVNLFEKVQIPGYKDAIRKVKRFMEDEESLSKSSQKIMRSNLEKRNVKEEEDVA, from the coding sequence ATGGCTATAAAGTTTCAATATAACAAAACTTCGCAGCAGCTACTTGAGAAACAACTCAAAGTACGCGAACGTTCCCTTCCTACTATTAAAAGTAAGGAGAGTGCTTTGCGTCTTGAAGTGAAGCGCACAAAAGACGAAGTAAGATCATTGGAACTTCAGCTTGAAGAAGAGATTCGTAGTTACGAAAATATGGTTGCTCTTTGGAATGAATTTAAACCATCTCTTATTAAAATAAAGGATGTAACTCTTTCCACTAGAAAAATAGCCGGTGTACTTGTTCCTGTTTTGAATGAAATTGAGTTTGAGATAGAACAGTACAGTCTTTTTAATTCCCCCGCGTGGTTTACAGATGGTATCGAGCTGCTAAAGATCTTGGCTCGTACAGGCATCGAAGCCGAGTTTTCGGGAATGAAGCTGGAGTTGTTGGAACATGCCAGGAAGAAGACTACTCAAAAAGTGAACCTTTTTGAAAAAGTTCAGATTCCCGGATACAAAGATGCGATTCGTAAAGTGAAACGATTTATGGAAGACGAAGAAAGTCTTTCCAAGTCGTCGCAGAAAATCATGAGATCTAATCTGGAGAAACGTAACGTCAAAGAAGAGGAGGATGTGGCATGA
- a CDS encoding V-type ATPase 116kDa subunit family protein, protein MIVKMSKYAFMVYHKEYDSFLSTLRDSGVVHVQESKSIADNKELQSVLLQRKRIDETKRYFKSLVADDKDAVFAPAHEATDKDCMYLLQKIDEWKEKKAILESSKLTLEKDIAYMEIWGEFTYSNINKLKRAGYQVTFYTCPVSKFDESWVELYNATKINTYQSVVYFLTITKVGTVLEIDAERPKMPDRGLPKIHERYKQQIVDIKNAENKLKQLALSEYNTLDALDKRLHNQFNYTNAIEQTSKEAEDKLMLLQGWIPQENEALLIKTLDEKGFYYQKLEIKEEDNVPIKLKNNSFARLYEPITRLFSLPNYNEFDPTPFFAPFFMMFYGFCFGDAGYGLIILLAATFFKKKLSDETRPFATLFQFLGLSTIIFGTLTGSFFGISLGNVAIFSSFKTYFLSSDNLMTLSIVLGLLQIVFGKCIAAAQVIYLKGWKYGVGPIGWIIAIVSALTVFGIPMLGVTLSPVVLNICNGIMYASIAVALLYNSPGKNIFMNFGSGLWNAYNVASGLLGDTLSYIRLFAIGLTGAILGGVFNELAFSMTEGMGLIPRFFSVLIILLIGHSINFGLCSISSLVHPLRLTFVEYYKNSEFAGGGKEFKPFKLEK, encoded by the coding sequence ATGATTGTAAAGATGAGTAAATACGCCTTTATGGTTTATCATAAAGAGTACGATTCGTTCTTATCCACGTTACGTGATTCGGGAGTTGTTCATGTTCAGGAATCGAAATCGATTGCCGACAATAAAGAATTGCAATCGGTTCTTTTACAGAGAAAACGGATTGATGAGACAAAGAGATACTTTAAGTCGTTGGTGGCTGATGATAAGGACGCCGTTTTTGCGCCTGCACACGAAGCAACGGATAAAGATTGTATGTATTTGCTTCAAAAAATTGATGAATGGAAAGAAAAGAAAGCCATCTTGGAATCCAGTAAGCTAACTCTTGAAAAAGACATTGCTTACATGGAAATATGGGGCGAATTTACCTATTCCAATATCAATAAATTAAAAAGAGCAGGATATCAGGTAACATTTTATACATGTCCGGTATCAAAATTTGATGAATCGTGGGTAGAGTTGTATAATGCTACAAAGATAAACACGTACCAGTCTGTTGTGTATTTTTTGACAATAACAAAGGTTGGTACAGTTTTAGAAATTGATGCCGAACGACCCAAAATGCCGGACAGAGGTCTGCCAAAGATTCACGAACGCTACAAACAGCAAATTGTAGATATCAAGAATGCCGAAAATAAGCTGAAACAACTGGCTCTTTCAGAGTATAATACGTTGGATGCACTCGATAAGCGCTTACACAATCAATTCAATTATACGAATGCGATTGAGCAGACCTCTAAAGAAGCCGAAGACAAACTTATGCTCCTTCAAGGTTGGATTCCTCAGGAAAATGAGGCGTTGTTGATTAAGACGCTGGACGAGAAAGGCTTCTACTACCAGAAACTTGAGATAAAAGAAGAAGACAATGTTCCTATTAAGCTGAAAAATAATAGTTTTGCCCGCTTATATGAACCAATCACAAGGTTATTCTCGCTGCCTAACTATAACGAGTTTGACCCTACGCCATTCTTTGCTCCCTTTTTTATGATGTTTTATGGATTCTGTTTTGGTGATGCAGGCTATGGATTGATTATTTTGCTAGCTGCTACTTTCTTTAAGAAAAAGCTAAGTGATGAGACTCGTCCTTTTGCAACATTATTCCAGTTCCTGGGTCTTTCAACCATCATATTCGGAACATTAACAGGGTCTTTCTTTGGTATATCCTTAGGGAACGTAGCCATTTTCAGCTCATTTAAAACTTATTTTCTAAGTTCGGACAATCTGATGACTCTTTCCATTGTGCTGGGATTACTACAAATTGTTTTCGGTAAATGTATAGCTGCCGCCCAGGTTATTTATTTAAAGGGCTGGAAGTACGGAGTTGGACCAATCGGCTGGATTATCGCGATTGTTAGCGCGTTGACTGTTTTTGGAATACCCATGCTGGGAGTTACCTTATCGCCGGTTGTATTAAACATATGCAATGGTATAATGTATGCAAGTATTGCCGTAGCATTGTTGTACAATTCTCCGGGTAAGAATATCTTTATGAATTTTGGATCGGGGTTATGGAATGCATACAACGTGGCTTCCGGGCTATTGGGAGATACCTTGTCGTACATCCGTTTGTTTGCCATAGGTCTTACCGGAGCAATTCTTGGAGGTGTATTTAATGAGCTGGCATTTTCAATGACCGAAGGAATGGGACTTATTCCTCGTTTCTTTAGTGTGCTGATTATATTGCTTATCGGTCATTCAATTAACTTTGGATTGTGCTCGATCAGCTCTCTGGTTCACCCACTTCGTCTTACATTTGTTGAATATTATAAAAATTCCGAGTTTGCGGGAGGAGGTAAAGAATTTAAACCTTTCAAACTCGAGAAATAA